One genomic segment of Suncus etruscus isolate mSunEtr1 chromosome 15, mSunEtr1.pri.cur, whole genome shotgun sequence includes these proteins:
- the LOC126031152 gene encoding gastrula zinc finger protein XlCGF57.1-like → MVGQNEESILAVETQSTGHSDPESTMPSPWTQTSTVGSPWAKQTIVFAPSPSCQHMDILRGVEPPAYKQCEGTFPCAQRHDLSSDTLTTQDPSDCQRGGHTLSQPSHPSDPKKVQTGKKQHLCPECGKAFSYSSSLTVHKKIHTGEKPYTCQECGKAFTQSSQLTMHMNVHNGAKPYTCQECGKAFSRFSTLHAHKKIHTGEKPYSCQQCGKAFAHSSKLIRHMTIHTGEKPYSCQECGKLFTQFSNLSAHMKVHTGEKPYLCQECGKAFSNSSNLSSHMNIHTGEKRFSCPQCGKAFIKSSQLSVHIKIHTGEKPYSCQQCGKAFAHSSKLIRHMTVHTGEKPYSCQECGKLFTQFSNLSVHMKVHTGEKPYSCPECGKAFSHSSNLSSHMNIHTGVKPYSCPECGKAFIKSSRLTVHMKVHTGEKPYSCQECGKAFADSSKLIRHMATHTREKPYSCQECGKFFTQFSNLSVHMKVHNGKVCGKAFSHSSNLSSHMNFQTGEKRYSCPES, encoded by the coding sequence ATGGTGGGCCAGAATGAAGAAAGCATCCTCGCTGTGGAGACCCAGTCCACTGGGCACAGCGATCCTGAGTCCACCATGCCTAGTCCCTGGACTCAGACCTCCACGGTGGGGTCACCTTGGGCCAAGCAAACAATAGTGTTTGCTCCGAGCCCCTCATGTCAACACATGGACATTCTCCGTGGAGTTGAGCCCCCGGCGTATAAGCAGTGTGAGGGGACCTTCCCATGTGCTCAGCGCCATGATTTGTCCTCAGACACTCTTACTACACAGGATCCTTCTGACTGTCAGCGAGGTGGACACACTCTGAGTCAACCTTCACACCCGAGTGATCCTAAGAAAGTCCAGACAGGAAAGAAACAACATCTATGCCCCGAGTGTGGCAAGGCCTTCTCTTACTCTTCGTCCCTTACtgtacacaagaaaattcatacaggagagaagccttatacatgccaagagtgtggaaaggccttcacTCAGTCTTCACAGCTTACGATGCACATGAATGTCCATAATGGTGCGAAACCCTACacgtgtcaggagtgtgggaaggccttttcTCGATTCTCAACCCTTCATGCGcataagaaaattcatacaggagagaagccttattcatgtcagcagTGTGGAAAGGCCTTCGCTCATTCCTCGAAGCTTATTAGGCACATGactattcatactggagagaaaccgtattcgtgtcaggagtgtgggaagctCTTCACCCAATTCTCAAACCTTTCCGCGCACATGAAagttcatactggagagaagccttatttatgtcaggagtgtgggaaggccttctctAATTCCTCCAACCTTAGTAGTCACATGAATATCCATACTGGTGAGAAGCGTTTTTCATGTCCGCAATGCGGGAAGGCTTTCATTAAATCCTCACAACTTTCGGTGCACattaaaattcatacaggagaaaagccttattcatgtcagcagtgtgggaaggccttcgcTCATTCCTCAAAGCTTATTAGGCACATGACTGTTCACACTGGAGAGAAACcgtattcatgtcaggagtgtgggaagctCTTCACGCAATTCTCAAACCTTTCTGTGCACATGAAAGTCCATACAGGAgaaaagccttattcatgtccGGAATGTGGAAAGGCCTTCTCTCATTCCTCCAACCTTAGTAGtcacatgaatattcatactggcgtgaagccttattcatgtccgGAATGTGGGAAGGCTTTCATTAAATCCTCACGACTTACTGTGCACATGaaagttcatacaggagagaagccttattcatgtcaggagtgtgggaaggctttTGCTGATTCCTCAAAGCTTATTAGGCACATGGCTACGCATACGAGAGAGaaaccttattcatgtcaggaatgCGGAAAGTTCTTCACTCAATTCTCAAACCTTTCTGTGCACATGAAAGTTCATAACGGCAAGGTGTGTGGAAAGGCCTTCTCTCATTCCTCCAACCTTAGTAGTCACATGAATTTTCAGACTGGTGAGAAGCGTTATTCATGTCCAGAGAGCTGA